One stretch of Rana temporaria chromosome 10, aRanTem1.1, whole genome shotgun sequence DNA includes these proteins:
- the DHDH gene encoding trans-1,2-dihydrobenzene-1,2-diol dehydrogenase, with product MATRWGICAAGKISNDFMVALQTLPAQDHQAVAVAAKDQKHAKEFAKTHNIPKVYSSYEELAKDPDIDIIYVGVLHIIHRDVVLMYLEHRKNVICEKPLAMNSTEVKELIEAARKYKVFFMEAMWSRYFPVYDQIRSLLSQKAIGDVKVVRAEFGSNQHHVPRAVEKELGGGALLDIGCYCLQFALMVFKGEKPESVTAKGFLYETGVDETVTIILQYSGKRQAILTCTIMVAMPNQAAICGSTGMIQIPSCMWCPTSIILNGKETKFPLPHSSKPMHFTNSTGLSYEAEHVRQCLLKGLKESPLMTLADSELLHTIMDEVRKQLGVRFQHDKVL from the exons atggccactagatggggtATCTGTGCTGCAGGAAAGATTAGCAATGATTTCATGGTTGCCCTGCAGACACTGCCAgctcaggatcaccag GCAGTGGCTGTTGCAGCAAAAGACCAGAAACATGCTAAAGAATTTGCAAAAACTCACAATATACCCAAAGTGTACAGTTCATATGAAGAGCTTGCCAAGGACCCCGATATTG ATATTATATATGTTGGTGTCCTGCATATCATCCATCGGGATGTAGTTCTGATGTATCTGGAGCACAGGAAAAATGTCATATGTGAAAAACCTCTGGCCATGAACTCTACAGAGGTGAAAGAGCTCATAGAAGCTGCGAGGAAATACAAAGTCTTCTTTATGGAG GCCATGTGGAGTCGATATTTTCCTGTGTATGATCAGATCCGTTCCCTCTTATCCCAGAAGGCCATAGGGGATGTAAAGGTTGTCCGGGCAGAATTTGGCTCTAACCAGCACCATGTCCCCCGGGCAGTGGAGAAGGAGCTGGGAGGAGGGGCACTGCTGGATATCGGCTGCTACTGTCTCCAGTTTGCATTAATGGTATTTAAAGGTGAAAAACCAGAATCCGTGACTGCCAAAGGTTTTCTGTATGAGACTG GTGTGGATGAAACCGTGACAATTATTCTTCAATATTCAGGAAAACGTCAAGCAATTCTGACCTGCACTATCATGGTGGCAATGCCAAACCAGGCAGCCATTTGTGGCTCAACAGGAATGATTCAG ATTCCTTCATGCATGTGGTGCCCTACCTCTATTATTCTCAATGGCAAAGAAACAAAATTTCCCCTTCCGCATTCCAGTAAGCCTATGCATTTTACAAACAGCACAGGACTTAGCTATGAGGCCGAGcatgtgcgccagtgtctgttAAAAG GACTAAAAGAAAGTCCATTAATGACCTTGGCAGACAGTGAGTTGCTGCACACCATCATGGATGAAGTCCGTAAGCAACTTGGAGTGCGTTTCCAACACGACAAAGTCTTATGA